The window AGATGTGGCGCGCCTTCAACTTGATGGTGGAGCGGGCCACGACGCGTGAAGTCCACGGCGGTAAGCTCGAGACCAAGCAATTCATCCAGGGGTTCATCGCCGACTCCTATATCGACATCCAGTCGGCGCGCCTTATGACCATTCACTGTGCCGAGAAGATGGAAGGTGGCGGCGATCCGCGCACCGACATCTCGGCGATCAAGGTCTTCGTTCCTGCGGCTTATGAGCGGGTGGTGGACCGTGCCATCCAGGTGTGGGGCGCCGCCGGCGTCTCGGGCGATCTCCCGCTCGCGGGCATGTTCCAGGGAGCAAGGACACTGCGGATCGCAGACGGCCCCGACGAGGTCCACAAGATCCTGATCGCCAAGAACGTGCTTGCCCGCTATCACAACGGCGAAAGCTGGGACTTCGGAAACTGACCGCGGCCCCGGGATGACCTTCAAAAATGAATGAGTGATTCGCTCCCCGGCTTCGCGGACACCGTAGTGATCGGCGGAGGCACGGCGGGCGCCGCCATCGCCGGCGAGTTGGCCGCGAGGTCTGACCAATCGTTGCTGCTGCTCGAAGCCGGTCCCGACTACGGCTCCTTTGATGCAGGGCGATGGCCTGCCGATCTGACCGATGCGCGCGCCATCCCTACTTCACACAACTGGGGGTATACCAGCGGCAGCCAATACGGTCAGCGCGTGATCAAATTCGATCGCGCGCGGGTCATAGGCGGATGCTCATCGCACAATGGATGCGCCGCGATTTGGGGAAGCCGCCTCGACTATGATCACTGGGCAGAATTGGGCAACCCCGGTTGGTCGACGGAGGACCTGCTTGCGCTTTTCCGCACGGGCAGCGAGCGGTTGCGCGTCAGGATTCCGCCGCGCGACGAGATCACGCCTTATCAGCTCGCCTGGCTCGAGGCTGCCCCGCGAGCCGGAATCCCACTAGTCGCCGATCTAAACAATCTCGACGAGAACCGCGGTATGGCACCATCGCCGGCGAATGTCGCCAATGGCATTCGCTGGAACGCGGCCTTTGCCTATCTCGATCCGGTCCGTGACCGCAACCATTTGACTATCGCCAGCGGCGTACTGACTGACCGCCTCCTGATTCGGGGCGACCGGGTAGAAGCGGTCCGCGTGATCCGGAATGGTCAGGAAGCGACCATCAAAACTAGCCGCGTGGTCCTGGCCGCGGGCACCTATGGCTCACCCGCCATTCTGATTCGTTCGGGAGTGGGGCCCGAAGCGGAGGTGCGCGCCCTCGGAGTCGCCCCAGTCCTCGATCTGCCGGGCGTGGGGCGAAACCTGCACGACCATCCTATGGTCGGACTTGTCTATAGCGGCACTCCGGAGCTCGAAGCTGCGATGGTGGAATTCGCCACCCGCCACTGGATGCCCGAGGAACAGACCATAGCGAAAGCGCGATCCTCACGACGCAGCCGCGGGTTTGATTTGCACATCTATCCGGTTGGCGGGGGAGCGGCGCACCAGCGGACGGCGTGGACCTGGGCGCTGGCGGTGGCATGCCTGACGCCGCGCTCACGAGGCGTGCTGAAGCTCACGAGCGGCAACCCGGCCGCGGCGCCGCTGCTCGACCATGGCTACCTGAGCGACCCGGATGGAGAAGACCAACGAGTGCTGGTCGACGGAATTCACTTCGCCCGCGAGCTGGGCGCGGCCCCGCGCCTGGCGGCGTTGCTCGGGAAGGAGAAGCGGCCCGGACCGCGCGTGCTCTCGGCAGAGCAGGTCGCCGAGTTCACGCGCGCTACCGTCGCCCACTATTTCCATCCTGTCGGTACCTGCGCGATGGGCCCGGCGGACGACCGCGGCGCGGTCGTCGATGCGCGGGGTCGCGTTCACGGCCTCGACAATTGCTACGTTGGCGACGCCTCGATCATGCCCGTGGTGCCACGCGCAAACACTAACATTCCGGCGTTGGTCGTAGGGCTTCGCATCGCAAGTTGGCTGCTCGCAGCCTAGGTCCGAGGGCGCCGGCACACCAGTACGTGGTCTATACGGAGTAAGGTCACGGCTTCGCAAGGCCCGAGAATAAAATCGACTTCCAGACGCGCGCCGAGTGCTTTCTCGCTGACAACATGGGTGGGCGATTCGAGCCAATGAATAGCGAGCGCGCGC of the Candidatus Binataceae bacterium genome contains:
- a CDS encoding GMC family oxidoreductase N-terminal domain-containing protein; the encoded protein is MSDSLPGFADTVVIGGGTAGAAIAGELAARSDQSLLLLEAGPDYGSFDAGRWPADLTDARAIPTSHNWGYTSGSQYGQRVIKFDRARVIGGCSSHNGCAAIWGSRLDYDHWAELGNPGWSTEDLLALFRTGSERLRVRIPPRDEITPYQLAWLEAAPRAGIPLVADLNNLDENRGMAPSPANVANGIRWNAAFAYLDPVRDRNHLTIASGVLTDRLLIRGDRVEAVRVIRNGQEATIKTSRVVLAAGTYGSPAILIRSGVGPEAEVRALGVAPVLDLPGVGRNLHDHPMVGLVYSGTPELEAAMVEFATRHWMPEEQTIAKARSSRRSRGFDLHIYPVGGGAAHQRTAWTWALAVACLTPRSRGVLKLTSGNPAAAPLLDHGYLSDPDGEDQRVLVDGIHFARELGAAPRLAALLGKEKRPGPRVLSAEQVAEFTRATVAHYFHPVGTCAMGPADDRGAVVDARGRVHGLDNCYVGDASIMPVVPRANTNIPALVVGLRIASWLLAA